In Poecile atricapillus isolate bPoeAtr1 chromosome 1, bPoeAtr1.hap1, whole genome shotgun sequence, the sequence TGCCTCCTGGCCCCTCTGAGCTCTGGAGCTCTTCCCTGGGCGGAGGTGGAAGGGATTCGGGTCATTCCCAGCATCCGCCTCGGAGCTGCCTGAAAGCTGGGGAATGTTAACAAAAGAGGAGGATCAGCTTTACACAGTTCTTTCTACCTTGGCATAAACCCTTCAGCAAAATCCAAGGGGTGGGAGGGAGAAGAGACTTCATCAATCttggggctgcccagggaggtggtggatttcccatccctggaggtgtccccagcttggatgtggcactcagtgctctgggctgggtgacaaCGTGGTGACcagtcacaggttggactcagtgGTATGGGAGGACTTTTCCAGGCTGGATAATTCTGGAATTCTGCAAaggcccagcagctgctgcctgtgtttaattctcttttttctccctttcagcCTCCCTGCTTTCGGCTGTGGTCCGGCACCAGAGTTCCCAGAGCTCATCCCCACAGCCAGGGTAATGTCACACATCATTTTGCCTCTTCCCCCCTGGAATGCTGGCctgcagggtggggagggcagCTGGTTTTCCTCTGGGAAGGAGGCTTGGCTGCCACTTGGTCACTCTGTCATTTCCCAATGTTTTGGACTCTGTCTACCTTCTGTCACCTTTTCCAGAAAGATgcttcccttcatttttttttccatttttttttatttgtcccaaccctggaaatgttcaaagcCTGCTTGAagagggcttggagcagcctggtctggtggaacGTGTCCCTGCCTTGGGTTGtgactggatgagctttaacaTCCCTTCCAAGTCAAACCCTTCTGGAATCCTATAATACCTCTTCCAGTAGGACCTTCAGGCTTTGCTTTATCCAGCACTTTGGGAGCTGCTTGTTTTGCCTGTACTCCATTCCCTGTGCCGGGATCTCCCGCAggactgagctgctgctggctgtgaccaggaggggacactgcaggagcagagaaTTCCTGCTGGGAGAATGGCAGGATGTACTGTTCCCTCTTCCTGCTCATCCTCAAGGATCAGAGATCCTTGGATCTCTGCCTGGGTGATGCAGCACCCAAAATCCTCACTAAACCCTGTGAGGCCTCGGAACCTGTGGTCATGTACTCACAGGTACTTGCAGTTCCTGTTAAATTAAAGCCCTTTGGGATGTTTGGCTCAGGGTTACAGAGTAAATCGATCATTGCAAAGGATTTGGAGTCAATTTTGCTTTCTCCACTGCATCTCATGTTTATTCCtgaatattttatgtatttggTACCTCCTGTGTTATTTAGGCAAAGTGTGGATTTCTGTGCAGGAAAACCTGAACTGCTCACTCCTGAGGGATGgtatttactttttattttgggatgggatttacaAAATCTACAACattttcagatttcagaaaTCATGATCTTTGTGTTCATCTCATGGAGTTTTCCAAGAGAAATCTCCCTCCTCTTTATATCTAAGATTGGTTTTGTGCTATTGTAGATTCTTGCCTAATTGTTAACTGTAATCTGATGCCTTTTGTGAGTAATATCCATTTCTACTCcatctcctttttccttctttcctctcccAGTTTTCCATCTCTTGGCAGTATCTGTTTGCTGCAGTGTGTTTTACTTTGTCCTTCACAGACTTGTTGCCAAAACTTCTCTGACTTCGCCCCCGTGGCCTGAAGTGAAACTTCCAGATCCGGTGGAAGAAGCCAAGTATCATGCAGGTAAAAGTCTCAAATGTGGTCTTCCAGCATTGCCTCAAGGTCTGATTGAGCATAAATGTCTTCTGCTGGAAGTTTATgtccttcacttttttttttttcgtttatCATGTGTTTTAGTGTTGCTGGAATTGTACTCCAGCTGCTCTTCAGGTTTGGGAGATTTGGGTACAATATGATTTCTCTTTAGCTTATGGCAGCTTGCCATGCTTCCAGAGGAACCTTACCTGATGTGATGTGTGACATGAaacaatatattaaaaaaaattaaagaatagAAAAGCATTTTGGGCAGGAGAAACGAGTTCTTTTCCATTCACTGGCTAAAACAAAGCCAGCAGGAGCAGTTGGATGGTGGGCACACGGAGAGCTGGTGTATTTTGGTGCATAAAACAGAACATCCAGCCAGCAGGAGCAGTTGGATGGTGGGCACAGACCTGCAGAGGTGGGACACAGCGTGACAGAACGTTGGTGgtcgtgtccctgtccccccagctTGTCAGGACTGCTGGGTGAGAGGAgatggcctcaagctgtgccagggaagagTCAAgttggacaccaggaggaatttATTCCTGGAAAGGGCTATCAGccactggaaggggctgcccagggaggtgttgGGGTCCCCACCCCTGGGGGTGTCCAAGGAATGACCAGACGTGGCCCTCAGTGCTCAGGGCTGGGTGACAAGGCTGATGAGCTGAGCTCACCTTCCTGCAGATCTCCCCATCACATGGCAGGAGCGTGTCCCTGACTGAGGGATGTGCTTTGGAGAGAGCCTCCTGCTCCGTGTCTCCTCCTGGGCCTCTTTGATCCTGCTTTTTATCTGCTCCGTGCTCCTGGGATGGCTCAGGTGACAGatgggtgctgtccctgtgtgcgAAATAACCCAGCAGTGAACCACAAACTGCTCCGTGCGAGCCCTGTGGGGAGTAGGCCCCATCCTCAGGGACTGATCCcatcctgctcccatcccattccctcctgctgctgctgagcattGAATCGTTATTTCCTGGCTGTGCTTATCCaaagggaacagcagcaggagcattTCAGTTCTGCCTCCCGTCTCCTGCTGGCCATGGAAACAGCCCCAGATATTTTAGGATGGGTTTCTCCACATGGTGCTGAGATCCAAGCCAGCAGTCACTTGATGTTTCCTGGCACTGGAGGTGTTGGAAGAGTCATCAACAACTCTTTATCCTCCTGGTGggaactgcagcagctcctgccctgcaaaTAATTTGTGTTCCTACCTCTACCTTTAAGTTTGTATCCTAGGGCTTGAAGCTTGGACCTTTTCCGAGTGTTTCTGTAAGGATTGGGTTGGGTTTGCTTGGTTGCTGGATTCCCATCTGTCCCAAAGGGATGTTCTGTTTgcattccaaggaaaaaaacaaaaattattcagCCACTTTTTAGGACAATGTGTTTTTCTCAGTGGCTCAGGAGGGTGGGAAGCTGCTGTTTGGCAGTGGGATGGTGTCAGGGAGCAACGCCTTTTGGTATTCCCATGAAAACTGGGGTTGGATTCACTGCCCAGGAAGCTGATCACGGGGAATGGAGTTTGTCCATGTGCAGGACCTGGTCTCTGGGATCTGTTCTGCTCCTGGCACCACTCTGCATGCACATGGGAAGAGGTTTTTCTGGGAAAGAGCGAGGCACAGGCTCTCTTGTCCTTGCTGCAGGTACAAGTTCTCAGGCCAGGCTTTGCCCTGTGCTGGAAGCCTCTTCCCTGGTACTTTGCCAAGCTCTTCCCAACATTCCTGTGTGCCTTAGGCACCACTCAAGAGTCCTGGGCTGTCTGCATATGAAATGGAAATGGAGGGAATTTCCTCCAGACACAGGATGCATGGACAAGAGCTCTTTTCTGGAATGCTTTATATCCAAGTACAGTGTATTTTGGGATGCCTGAGGAATGGACAGAGAGTCAGCAGTGTAGAGAAGCTGCACAGTGTATACAAGATGTTTACTTATGTGTGGCTTTGCCAGCacctaaaatacaaataaatcattaattttaagaaaaggagGCTCACACATCTGGGAAGCAACACTGCTGTTGATCCTTGCTTAAAGATTCCCAGGAGATAAGAGTGCTGGGGGTTGGGGGGGAGAGCAGGGTGGCTGGGTGAGttttcccagcccttcccagctccctgggtGTGCTGCCCtgatccctgccctgctgtttGCCAGCAGAAGTGGTGCGGAAGGTGAACGGGCTGATCTCCGCGGGGCAATACGGGCGGCTCTTCGCCGTTGTCCACTTCGCCAGCAAGCAGTGGAAAATCACCAATGAAGACCTGATCATGATGGACAATGTCCTGGAGGCTGAGTGTGGGGATCGAATCCGGatggaaaaggtgaaaaaaccAGAGCAGATTCCCTGCAAACGTTCCTGGAGGCAAAACCCATCACCAGTTTTAACACCACATCCCAAAGTGCTGCTGGGGGTCTCCCACC encodes:
- the MRPL21 gene encoding large ribosomal subunit protein bL21m, whose product is MAAARARRAGASLLSAVVRHQSSQSSSPQPGLVAKTSLTSPPWPEVKLPDPVEEAKYHAEVVRKVNGLISAGQYGRLFAVVHFASKQWKITNEDLIMMDNVLEAECGDRIRMEKVLLVGADDFTLIGRPLLGKDLVRVEATVIEKTESWPKVNLRFWRRHNYQRKKIIANPQTVLRINTIEIYPCLS